The genome window TATTAAGTCTCAGTCCGGTGGTGTGGGGCTTAGgacaagtgactccatttggggtttgctgtttctttctttctttctttctttctttttaaacacagATCAAGGCATTTCTCCCTTACACAGTGTTAGGGGGAGCACTTTATACCTTTCAATTAATACTTTCCAGAAGTAGAGATTACTCAACTTTTTGAACATTTTAGTCTTTAGTCTTCTGATGGGGAAGTTCTGTTTATTGTCTAACCGAAGATCAAATGCAACGATGTGTGCAAAAGCACTTTGTAACTGAAACAACTCCCACAAATCAAGTCCCGCCAACTTCTGGTCCTGCCCCTGCAATTCGGATCTAAACAAGAAAAATGTGGAAACTTCACAGGccaattttgtttttgtctgtaaCACCTGGTGGCTTTTCTGGTTATACCTGCTTTTTCTCATGAACTGAGAGTCGAGCGGACACGTGGGCCTTTCTAGGCACTTCCACAAAGCTGAGAGTCATCACTGTTAATCCTGGCCACACACAGCCCTGCAGCTGTTAGCACCCCTGATTTGCAGTTGAAGAAAAGGGAAGTCGGGAGAGGCCAAGCAGGAATCACAATGAGCGTCTCCAGAACTTTCGACTCTAGGCTCAGTGTTGTTTAGCTGCAGGTTTACTTGGCTGAAATTATTTAGATGATTTCTTAGAAAGGTTTACCAATTATACCACCTGTGATCTATATTCCGCTCACCAAAATTATAAtagtaaaatgaaattaattaaaacagcCCCCCAGGCATTTTAGCTTCTTCTACAGAATGAGCAGTAGTGCCAAAGGCGTTTTCCAAAGAATGAATTTACTGATTTGGAGATTCCAGCCATTTTATAAGGGTCTTGCATGCCTGTGGGTGTTTTCTCCTGGTTCGCGGAGGATTTCCCCAAATACACTTGGCAACCTCCCCTGGAAAGGCTGCCCACACCTCCCACGGTTTTGTTTAGGAAATGTAGTTGTCCTGCTCCCTGACTGGGAATCCTAAGGTCCCTATAAATGTTAGCAAAGTCCCCTGTGCTCCCAGAGCCTGGATCCTATGATGTCCAAGGCTGAGCCAGGAGCAGGGCCAGAGATCTCCCCTCTGGTTTCTCTGCTGGCTATTTTGTGCCACCTAAGTTCTCAGATACCTTGAATGAGGTACACCTGGGAGGCAGCGTACAGGTCCCCTTCCACCCTGAGAACCTCCAGTGGGTAAGCAGCAGGATCACTGGGGAGGCCTCTGGAACTCTGTTTATTGcactgggggcagggggctgccTGCGGAAGGCCTGGACATGTGGCAAGGAAGCCCTGCTACACTGTGTATTGAAGTTTTCCCGGTTTAAAACTACTTGAAAGATGGGCCCTCCAAAAGGAGTTTGCAATAAGGAAACCAAAACCCCACCTGGGGGAATTGGACTGAGCTATTCCCAGCACCTTTGCAAGAAGGCCTTCTCAGAGCCTGAACCCTATTTGCATTTACAGTTCAAATGGCTGCCAAAGAAAGAGTCTCATGGAATCTCATGGAACCTGATCCAATCTGACACTGACTTCCCCAAATTGATAGCAATCACTATGTCATTCAGAAGTGGATGGTGTTAATTTGCGTGTcatggatcctttttttttttttttaagagtggaaggtactactgagaaaaacaagagtgcagagggtgtagagaaattCAGAACCCATCTGTACACTGTACTGtagttttaaaatcatttccacATTTATTACTtctctatttttctccctttctgaaaaTAGGTTccagttttgcatttttaaaagacaccCTATTAATTCTCCAAAATTAGTTCTTCCCACAATGCCAGCTTCTGAGCCAAATGATGTTTGAATGATGAAATGTTGCTGGCATGTTTGCCAGGCAAAAATAGTTAAGCTTCACAGTGCAATTAACACCAGCCTTGCTTGGAGGAGGGGGCATCGCTCCAGGCATAGGCAGTCATGTGGCAACTAGGACTCCAGCCTTCTGTCACGCAGCCACAGCCGACCGGGCCTGAACACCCCGCACCCCCCAGGATGCTCAAGTTGGCTGCCCCAGGCAGGTCTGAGAGCTGTGCCACCTTCCCTAAGGGCTGGTTACATCTGCAAGGACAGAGCGGTCTGGGGTGGCTGGAGAGTGCACGGGCAGCAGTGGCTTCCAGGCTGGCCCCCGCAGAAGCTCCGCTCTCAGGGATACTTCTGGTGGCTTCTCAGGCTGTGGGAGAGCCTCTTTGCTGGATGTGATCACCGGGCGAGGCCACGGCGGCAAGATTAAGTCAGGCCAAATCTGGATCAACGGGCAGCGCAGCACGCCCCAGCTGGTCAGGAAGTGCGTGGCCCACGTGCGCCAGCACGATCAGCTGCTCCCCAACCTGACCGTCCGCGAGACCCTGGCTTTTGTTGCCCAGCTGCGCCTGCCCAGAGACTTCTCCCAGGCCCAGCGCGACAAAAGGGTAACTAACAGACCCCAGTGACCCCCAAGGAGCCAGaacacccttcccctccccgtcccTCACTCCCTGCCTCAGGGTCCAGCCACAGGTCAAGTCTGAGCAACCCAGCTCACCATCTGTCCATCCGAAAACGTCCACCGTGTGCTCAGCCCTGCCCCTCCATCCCCCGTTTTCCCTTAAAGTCCCATCTTAGCCCCAAATGTGTGATGAATATTCACTTACTTGTTTTCCGGTTCTCCGTGCGGGCAGAAAGCCAGGGCATGGCCACGTTCCCAGTAAGTGGTGCCGTGCTCGGCACGTGGGAGCTGCTCTGGATGTGTGGAAAGAATCAGGGAACAAACGTTGCATCAGGGAAATGAAGGCTGGCGCCGTAAACCCAGGCGTCTTTCCACTGCGGGTCAGCACAGGCCTGGCGGCGAGCAGGCCGGCGCAGCCCTCCTAAACCCGCaggcccctgcctcccaggtggACGACGTGATCGCGGAGCTGCGTCTGCGGCAATGCGCCAACACGCGCATGGGCAACGCCTACGTGCGGGGCGTGTCCGGGGGCGAGCGGCGCAGAGTCAGCATCgcagtgcagctgctgtggaaccCAGGTGAGGCCGGAGGGGCCTGCACCGCCCGCCTGGCTTAATCCGGTCCAGCCGGAGCCCTGCCCCTTAACCAGGCTTCTCTTTGTTGGGAAGGAATCCTCATCCTGGATGAACCCACCGCTGGGCTCGACAGCTTCACGGCCCACAACCTGGTGAAAACCCTGTCCAGGCTGGCCAAAGGCAACAGGCTGGTGCTCATCTCCATCCACCAGCCTCGCTCCGATATCTTCAGGCTGTTTGATTTGGTCCTCCTGATGACGTCTGGCACCACCATCTACTTGGGGGCAGCCCAGCACATGGTCCAGTATTTCACGGCAGCCGGCCACCCCTGTCCCCGCTACAGCAACCCTGCCGACTACTATGGTGAGCCAGCAGGCCAGAGGCAAGGAACAGGGCTCCCCTACACCCCGAACCCCGCCAGGAGAGAAACTCTCAGAAGCTTCAGGAGAACAGGACGGAGGATGGAGACAGGGGGACAGATGGGGTGTATTACAGGCTTCAGTTTGCCAAGCATCAAATGCTAGGAATGGGGGCCTGAAGAAAGCAGCTTCTGACATAGCCACCCTTGTGTGCATGACAGATAAAAACCTTCTGAGAGCTCCAAACCAGAGGAGATATAATCCAACAGAGTTTGGATCAATTTCTGGAACTGTGGTCTTTATTCAGATTCTGTAGGGAAACAGGATATTTGAGGTCGGAAGCCACCAGGAAATCTTAAAGCCGTGCCCTGGTTCCCCCACAAAGGCAGGGGGCCCAGAGGCtctgggtggtggagggggaccCAGGGCCCAGGCCAGCTCAGGGCTTTTTGGTGGTCTTGGCCAATGAATCTCTAGATATGAAAATTGCAGTCAGCACCAGAGATGCCTTTCTGCTTGGGGTCCTGAGGCCTCAGCATATGGCCCTCAATTCTTGTGGGGACAGTTGCCTTTCCAGATGCCCACCCTGAAAGCAGGTGCCTGGATCCTGAGTGCTGAGGAATGCTATGGCTGCCGGACAGGCTGCGTGGTTGTACCAGGGCTGGGGAAGCAGCAGCTGTGGCTTGTCCCAAACATAGGTCACCTGGAGCTCAGCCTTCCTCCCAGGATGGCCTGGCGTAGCAAGGGCCTCCCCAGTAAACATGATGACAAGGaccagctccttgagggcagacacTGTGCCCACAGGTGCCAAGCACCAGAGGGTGTCCCTTTGACCCTCACAGCCCTGCCAGGCCACGGTCATCTTTGtccttatagatgagaaaactggagtCCTTATAGTCAGGTGGCAGAACTGGGCCTCGcacctcccagcccagcccctcccagaCTCCAGGCCCTGCTGCCCACGCCTTCCTCCCGGTATCTACCCTCCAACCCTCCCCTAGGAGGACAGGCCACTCTCTCTGGCCCACCAGCCCTTGCCCTCTGCACTCACTGCCACTGTGTGAGCTCACCTAGAGGTCACCCTCCCTCCCTGTGCCCACGTGCCAGCTTGGCTCCCTGCCAGTGTGTCATCCTCTGGCCGGTCCTCCCCAGATAAGGGGGTAGAGGGCACCTGCCAGCCTGGCCATTGGGAACAATATGCTGTAACCCTAGAGAGAAGTTGCCAGAAGTCAGGTGGCCagatctgaaaaaaattttttttctttttcttaattttatattattatcattttttggtGGCGGGGGGAGCTCTTGCCCACAAACCCTGGGGCAGATGGCCCTCACAGATCCGGGCCGCACGGTCTGGCAGAGAATCTGGCGTCTGAAGCTAGGGCCCCGCACACTGAAGAGAACTTTCATGGTTTACAAGGCCTCTCCGAGACGTTATCCTGCCTTGAGATGTGTCATGAaaatgggaggagggaagaagcagAGAGGTTAAGAGGAACCCCCTGCccaagggagggatggagggaggagaggccTAGGAAGGCCCTGGCTGTGACTGGCGGGTGTGCCCTTCTGGCCTTTCAGGGGCCCCGGGAGAGGAGGGCTGTGGTCTGGGGCTACCAGGTGCTGCCAGCAGGGTGACATGGAGGTGGTGTGGCCCAGCCTTGTTCTCCAGCTGGTCGTGCTGGCTCCCTTCTCCCGGGGCAGTGAGAATTATACTTAATATTTGGCCAGACCCTGGCACCCTCCAGCCAAAACATTCTTCCCTTTTGGGCAGGCTGCTTGGGAAGCCAAAGTGACTAATTCACATTGAGAACTAGAGCTGCCGGGAGCCAGACTGCTCAGCCTCCCCGTGGCCGGCCCGCCTTCTCCCCGTGGTAGGCACACCCGGGAGGCTGAGTCCTCATCACAAGCTTCTTGGACGGCTGGAGTTGGAGCCAGGGCATAACTGTGCTGTGACCTTGGGTTCCAAAAGCCCAAAGCCTCCTTCTCTGTCCTGGGGATGTCCCCATAATAAGCCTGCTTGGTGGGACCAGTGCTAGCGTTCACTGGCCCTTCTCCCGAGGAAGGCTCTCTGTAGACATTGGGGACAGCCCTGGGCATCTCTCGGCCTCTCTCTGCTCTGACCGTCACTTCATGGTCCACTCTCAGAGGGTGGGGAGCATGTCCCGGGGGCCCCGGGGGCTGAGCAGCATCATGGGCTGTGAGCACCTGCGGGGCCCGGGTCGCCCTTTGCTTACAGTGGACTTGACCAGCATCGACAGGCGGAGCAAAGAGCAGGAAGTGGCCACCAGGGAGAAGGCTCAGTCCCTTGCAGCCTTGTTTCAAGAAAGAATACGTGGCTTCGATGACTTTCTGTGGACAGTGGAGTCAAGGGAGCAGGGTGTGGGCACTTACGTGCTGAGGTAAGGCAGCCAGGTGGCCCTGCGTGGAGAGCGCCCTGCAAAAGGTGGCCGCCCCCAAGCCCCCATGACACTCTCTGTCTCCTGACAGCCCGGCTTCCCCGAGGAACACCAACCCCTTACAGACTCCCACTAAGCTGCCTGGCCCCCTACAGCAGTTTGACACGCTGATCCGGTAATTGTCTGCcatttcatcacacacacacccacactcccCAAAAGTCTTTGTCGTATCATATTAAGCCCTTTGGATCTAAAGTGAATTTGAAGGAGGAATTTGAATTTGAAGAGGCAGAATCATTTGAAAAAAACCAGCACCAGCCCTCCATGTGCTACAGAGCACTCCTCTTACTTTGATTctttaaacaaaatcaaaatttccTTGATAGCCAGATGCTCATAGAAATCACCCAGAATCACTATGAAAAATTCAGTCGATACAGGAGACCCTCAAGTGGAAAGGGAAGGTTCCCTGATACACCGGCCCTTAGAGAAAACCAGACCTGAGTGTTTGGTGTGAGTCTAAGATGTTTCCACGCACATAACCATTTTAAtacataaatgggatcatatgTGTTGTTCCATAaccctcttccccccccccccccccccacttagaATAGCACCTCTGCCTCTCATCTGGTTAGGTCTTCCTCAGGGTTTCCAAATCTAGCCATAATTCATTTACCCATTAAGTCCATATTGATGGTCAGATCACCTTCAGTCATTTGCTATTACAAGTAACTCTATGACAAACATGCTTGTACATACACCTTTACGCTCTTGATTGGTTATTTCCTCAGGATAACTTCTTTAAATAAAATCGCAAGGCGATACATTGGTGATAAAAGTCACAATCCTTGACTGGGTACCTACTGTGAGACAGATGCGTTCATCGATTTTCTCATTTGATACCTCACAGTAACTGTGAGGTGGGCACTGCCCTCCCCATGgtacagaggagaaaaatgagcCTTACAGAGATTCAAGGACATTGCCAGGGTCACAGTGCTGGTGCCTATTGTCCCCTTGGCAcatctttattctgttttttaagtCGTCAGATTTCCAACGACTTCCGAGACCTGCCAGCCCTCCTCATCCACGGGGCAGAGGCCTGCTTGATGTCCCTGATCATCGGGTTCCTCTACTATGGCCATGGAGCCGTCAAGCTCTCCTTCATGGACACGGTGGCCCTCTTGTTCATGATCGGAGCTCTCGTCCCTTTCAACGTGATGCTGGATGTCATCGCCAAATGTGAGTGTGGCCTGCTCTCCGTGACCCACACATGCAGCAGCGTCGGCCATGCTATGAGCTGGTCCAGGGCCGGCCTGAGCTCCTCTGAGCTCCTGGAGAAGATGGGTTTGCTGAATAATTTCACCGTGACTGTGAAATAAAAGATGATGGTTGTTTTTCAGGTTCGAACATTAGTATTAGTATGCAAATGAGAACAAATTACCAAGGAGTCTGAGGCATTCCTGTCCTAGCAGGAGTTACACTGACAGCAATGCAGAACTCACAAAATTACAAACATCTAAATTAGGATCTAAAattgtctgtttttaaaaaaaatacatgacatTGAGgcaataaaactgtttttaattGTACTAAGAGAGACTCAGAAACAGAGACACTGTAAATTAATTTCGctttttcattctccttttctcccctttctaGGTCACTCGGAGAGGGCGTTGCTTTACTATGAACTAGAAGATGGGCTGTACGCTGCGGAGCCATATTTCTTTGCCAAGGTGACTGGTCAGGCCTGAGAGAGAGTGGCCACCCTGGGTGGGAGGAGGAGCAGAAACAGCTGCTCCACATTGTACAGAAGTTACAGGGAAGCGTTTTGCTGAACTGTGGGGCCGTGCATCATCTGTGGTTACAAATGCCACGTAGCTTAGGGGAGTTTCAGAGACTTGATATTGTTTAAACATTTACCACAAGGCCAGGACCATGGACCAGGAATGACGTTTTTCTGGTCATCAGAAACCTAACAAAGAAGAGGTGGGAAACACCTAGCATACTTCACCTCTCCAGTCTCACCATGTCCCTGGGAAGCGGGTCAAGCAGGTGTGACTGTCCTCATTTCAAGGAAgcggaggcttagagaggttatgtGGCTgtctcaaggccacacagctaccaGGTCTGGGCAGGCAGGGTGGGGACTTGAAACCAGGTCTTAGGAGCTCTGAACTGCCCCAGAGGGAGCACATGACATCTGCAGGGGGAAGCCAGCAGTGAGCTCATGCTTGAGAGTCCCACACACCCACGCCCACCAGCCCTCCGTGCTGCAACCCCAATCAAACCACCAGGAGGGAAGGTTGGTGTCACCGGGGGCTGCTGCTTTTGAACATTTAAAGAACAGTAGCAGATGAAGGCATTGGCTCCACATCCTCGCAAGGGCTGTCCTTCGCAGATCCTAGGGGAGCTTCCCGAGCACTGTGTCTATATCATCATATATGGGATGCCTATCTACTGGCTGGCCAACCTGCGCCCGGGCCCCGAGCCCTTCCTGCTGCACTTCCTGCTGGTGTGGCTGGTGGTCTTCTGCTGCAGAACCATGGCCCTGGCCACCGCCGCCCTGTTACCCACCTTCCACATGTCCTCCTTCTTCGGCAACGCTCTCTACAACTCCTTCTACCTCACTGGGGGCTTCATGATAAGCTTGGACAACCTGTGGACAGGTGAGGCCTGCTCCCCTCACCTGGTCAAGCTTTTTGAGGCCTTCTGTGGCTGGATCAGCCTGCTTTCCCCTGGAGATGAGAGCTCATCCCTTAGGTCCAACTCAAAGCTGGCCCTTCTGGGAGCAGATGCCAAGGGAGTGGCTCTACGCAGGGGGAGTGGGACGTGGTGCAGATGGCACCTTCTCATACAGCCCGGCCAACACCCAGGGGCCACCCTTGACTCTCCCTCACCCTCCATGTCACCAGTGAGTCAAGTCAATTCTGCCTCCCATGTCTTTCTGAAATGTCCTCTTGCCTTATCCCCCCACCCTGGCCCCTATCAGCCGATCTTGGGCCACTGTGATAGTCCGGTATCTGTGACCCTGGTTCCTCCATGTCCCTCTCAACCCTCACCCATGCAGCGTGAGCTTCCTAAGGTGCTAATCCAGCCACTGCTTTCCTCGAGTGCTCCTGGGGCTGCTCATTTCCTGCTGCCTCACCCAGCTCTTCTGAAGCCCCCAAGACACTCCATGCTCACACGATGGAGCCTGTGCATCCCTTCTCTATAGGAACTCCACTCCCTATCATCCACAGGCCTTTCCTGTACTGTGCGGTCAGGGTTcgttccttcctcctcctccctgaacCATGATGCCTCCGCAGGGTCAGGGTACAGACTCAGTAATCTCTGGTTTGGGGCTGCTGAGTCTCTCCAGTCCGTAAGCTATGTGAAGCTGAGCACATGCTGGACACCTGATGAAATTACTCTCGGGGGTTATTATGGGTCAAACGTGCGGTGATCCTGCAGCCACTAGGTCCCTCTGCCCCAGTCCATGTCCCGAGCTTCCCCTCTGCCCGTTCACCCTTTTGttctcacccccacccctccttGCTCCCTCAGGGGACTTGCTGTCCTTGGGTCAGAGCCACCATGGCCACTCTCCAGGCTCACTTCCCAGGGAGCAGATGATTAGACTGTGTGAGTAATGTGACTCTCACCGCCTCCAGTGCCCGCGTGGATTTCCAAGGTGTCCTTCCTCCGATGGTGTTTTGAAGGGCTGATGCAGATCCAGTTTGGTGGGCACACATATCACCTGGCAGCTGGCAACATCACCATCCCTATCCCGGGAGACACGGTAAGGAGCCAAGGCCTTGGACGCTAAAGAGATGGCAGCCGTCTGAGCATGTTCTTAATGAGCTCACTGATGTCTCTGTCCCCAGATCCTCAACGCCATGGGCCTGGGCTCATACCCGCTCTACGCCATCTACCTCTTTGTCATAGGCATCAGTGGTGGCTTCATGGTCCTGTACTATATGTCCTTAAAGTTCATCAAACAGAAGTCAAGTCAGGACTGGTGATTCATGCCCAGACTCCTGCCCGCCGGTGGGGGACTCGAGAAGGCCCTTCCGCTGCACTCCCTCCCAAGGAGCTCCTTCCCAGGCACAAGGAGGACCGTGAGAACACAAAGCTCAGCTACATCCTGTCCACAGTGCTGCAGTGGCACAGGCTGGCCACAGGATGGCAGTAGAATAAAGACAGTCGAAAGATATTTCTGAGCCCCGGCCAGAGCTTGCGATTACTGGGAATGTGAAAACCATACTTGGGGACACCTACAATGTTgctaatttatttccttttgataTGTATTTGCATAGGCAACTAATACAAGACAGGAGCAAATTAGGTATGAATCGAGTAGTTAGGCTATGCGGAAACAACAACATAATAGTTAGTGGAATATTTGGCTTCATCTTCCAGGGTCCTCAAACTCTGTTGAGCCATTCTCAGTACAGAAAAGGACCTAAAACATACCAGCAAGGTGCCATCCCTTCTTTTTGTGTGAGGTAATGGGCTCCAAAAGCCAAACTCaacaattaaatatttactgagcaattgCTCCACACCAAGTTCAGGGCAAAACACTTTATTTATGTGGATCACATCATTAATTTCTGTTAAAACAACCCCTTGTGGTGGACAGtatcctgttttatagatgaagaaagagaGGCACAGAGTAATTGTTTGCTAAGTAAGGTCACACAGGGCTACTATGTGGTGGAGTCATGGGGGGTCAGAAAGGCCTTCGAGGCCTTTAGGAGTTAGTGGGCAGAAGGCAAGTCTGAGCCACTGTGAGGCTTGGAAGCCAAGGAAGGCTCCAGAAGATGAAGAGGTTTATAGACACTGTGTCAGCTCAGCCAGGACTCTTACAGTTGCATCTCACTGGCCCTGGCTGAGTCTCAGAACCAACCTGGAACCTTTCACAGTGGCTCGGTATGGGATGGAGCAGGCCCAGGTCACATGCTTCATGCCTGAGCCTTGAGGACAAGCTGACCCAAAACAGGTGCACAGAAAGCAGGCAGGGAATGATCCACAAAGGAAAACCAGAGTCTGGAACCAAAGGAAGGGGGAAGGTGGATGTTTAAGAGGCAAAGACTGAATGTTCTCCATAGGTTTCCTAGGCCCTTGCTACTTTGAGTGTGGTCACTGGGCCAGCAGCATGGGTGTCGCCTGGGAGCTGGTTAGACtgacagaatctcaggccccaccgagacccactgaatcagaatctgcgttTTAAAAAGATCCCCAGGAGATTGGAATGCACATTCAGACTTGAAAAGCAGTGCTAGCACACTTCCCTTATACAATACAACCATCAAACTTGGGATATTCATGTGGTGAAACTGTAACACTGCACACGTGTCACTTTTATATTGCCACCATCCAAAGGGCAGACATCATTCAAGACTCACTTACTTTGgctattttggctattgtgagtctTGAATGATGTCTGCCCTTTGGATGGTGGTGATGTAAAAGTAACACATGTGCAGTGTTACAgtgctaaagcaatcttgaaaaagaaaaacagagctggaggaatcaggctccctgacttcaaactatactacaaagctacaataatcaagacagtatggtactggcacaaaaacagaaatatagatcaatggtacaggatagaaagcccagagataaacccacacatatatagtcacctaatttatgacaaaggaggcaagaacatacaatggaaaaaagacagcctcttcagtaagtggtgctgggaaaactggacagctacatgtaaaagaatgaaattagaacactccctaacaccatacacaaaaataaactccaaatggatgaaagacctaaatgtaagatcagaaactgtaaaactcttagagtgaAACATAGGAAaaagactctttgacataaaccacagcaagatcttttttgccccacctcctagagtaatgaaaataaaaacaaaaataaacaaatgggacctattgaaacttaaaatcttttgcacagcaaaggaaaccataaatgagacaaaaagacaaccctcagaatgggagaaaatatttgcaaatgaaacaacagacaaaggattaatctccaaaatatacaaacagctcatggagctcaatatcaaaaaaacgaacaacccagttaaaaaatgggctgaagacctaaatagacatttcaccaaagaagacatacagatggccaaaaggcacatgaaaagatgctcaacatcatgaattattagagaaatgcaaatcaaaattacaatgaggtatcaccttacaccagtcagaatggccattatcaaaaaatctagaaacaataaatgctggagagggtgtggagaaaagggaacccttttgcactgttggtgggaatgtaaattgatacagccactatggagaacagtatggaggttccttaaaaaactaaaaatagaactaccatatgatccaacaatcccactactgggtatataccctgagaaaaccataattcaaaaagaggcgtgtaccacaatgttcattgcagcactgtttacaatagcccgacatggaagcaaccttagtgtccaccgacagatgaatggataaagaagatgtggcacgtatatacaatggactattactcagccataaaaagaaacgaaattgagttatatgtagggaggtggatggacctagagtctgtcatacagagtgaagtaagtcagaaagagaaaaacaaatactgtatgctaacacatatatatggaatctaaaaaaaaaaaaaaaaaggtactgatgagcctagtggcagggcaggaataaagacatagacatagagaatagagttggggacatggtggggagggggaagctggagcAAAGTGAGAATAGCAtcgatatatacacactaccaagtgtaaaatagatagctagtgggaagcagcgacatagcacagggagatcaactcagtgctttgcaacgacctagaggggtgggagagggagggtgagagggaggctcaagagggagtggatatggggatatatgtatacatatggctgattcactttgttgtacaacagaaactaacacagtattgtgaagcaattatactccaatcaagatgtatttaaaaaaaaagactctgttcTGACAATGTCCTTCATAGCAAAAGGATCCAGATCAGGATCAAGCATTGGATCTAGTCATCAATTCTCTTTTAGTTTAGAATAAGCATCAGCTTTCCTTAACTCCCATGACCTTGACACATGAAGATTTTGTAGAATATATCTAGATTTGGTTTGTCTGATATATTTTCATGATTAAATTCAGGTCACGCACCTCtggcaggaatatcacagaagAGATGTGCTTTTCTCATTACATCCTATCAG of Eschrichtius robustus isolate mEscRob2 chromosome 15, mEscRob2.pri, whole genome shotgun sequence contains these proteins:
- the ABCG8 gene encoding ATP-binding cassette sub-family G member 8, which codes for MAEETPQETGLGDRAAPQDDSGLQDSVFSSESDNSLYFTYSGQSNTLEVRDLSYQADIASQVPWFKQLSHFRMPWTSHKDSCELGIQNLSFKVRSGQMLAVIGSSGCGRASLLDVITGRGHGGKIKSGQIWINGQRSTPQLVRKCVAHVRQHDQLLPNLTVRETLAFVAQLRLPRDFSQAQRDKRVDDVIAELRLRQCANTRMGNAYVRGVSGGERRRVSIAVQLLWNPGILILDEPTAGLDSFTAHNLVKTLSRLAKGNRLVLISIHQPRSDIFRLFDLVLLMTSGTTIYLGAAQHMVQYFTAAGHPCPRYSNPADYYVDLTSIDRRSKEQEVATREKAQSLAALFQERIRGFDDFLWTVESREQGVGTYVLSPASPRNTNPLQTPTKLPGPLQQFDTLIRRQISNDFRDLPALLIHGAEACLMSLIIGFLYYGHGAVKLSFMDTVALLFMIGALVPFNVMLDVIAKCHSERALLYYELEDGLYAAEPYFFAKILGELPEHCVYIIIYGMPIYWLANLRPGPEPFLLHFLLVWLVVFCCRTMALATAALLPTFHMSSFFGNALYNSFYLTGGFMISLDNLWTVPAWISKVSFLRWCFEGLMQIQFGGHTYHLAAGNITIPIPGDTILNAMGLGSYPLYAIYLFVIGISGGFMVLYYMSLKFIKQKSSQDW